The Brassica oleracea var. oleracea cultivar TO1000 chromosome C6, BOL, whole genome shotgun sequence genome includes a region encoding these proteins:
- the LOC106300873 gene encoding jacalin-related lectin 42-like, which yields MALNVEAKGGNGGKQWDDGFNYECVTKLHVRGGREGIQFIKFEYVKAGETTVGLIHGVSDRCGLTQTFEINHLEKEHLISVGVTAMNRLGYHGLSWLYISGCHVLSL from the exons ATGGCCCTAAATGTGGAAGCTAAAGGCGGAAATGGAGGGAAACAATGGGATGATGGATTCAATTATGAGTGTGTAACAAAGTTACATGTACGAGGTGGTCGTGAAGGCATTCAGTTCATAAAGTTTGAGTATGTCAAAGCTGGAGAAACAACAGTTGGACTAATCCATGGTGTCTCGGATCGTTGTGGTCTGACACAGACG TTCGAGATTAACCATTTGGAAAAGGAACATCTGATATCTGTAGGGGTTACTGCAATGAATCGACTG GGGTATCATGGGCTATCCTGGCTCTACATAAGTGGTTGTCACGTCCTCAGTCTCTGA